In a single window of the Coprothermobacter proteolyticus DSM 5265 genome:
- a CDS encoding TldD/PmbA family protein — protein sequence MMMDDALSHMVEKLVNNGKADKTLVVAQAEENLLTRFAVNRIHQHVRQETLNVTVVVEKDKKVGIAGTSSLKPEEADALLNKALQNAELSSGESTLELAETGEQQFDMKSRFVEDLIEAHDERARIVANMIERGEKAQADAFGVLNATREKVIIRNSAGTHLQWEGSVGLVKAMYMKGQGSGYQIGQFNNPGNFIWEQLAEKALQKCLDSQHPEPLEPGKYTVILEPLAVGTLLGEMASFSFNARAAYQGHSYIWQHRGEQLFPKFMTIYDWGLDDLTALRLPMDFEGYLKKPVQFIEGGEAKDVVFDSRFAKILNHPNTGHALPPEAMSYSPIPLNVIMLPGQKSMDQLIAETEHGIIVTMLNYVRSYLDPLTVLATGITRNGTFLIEDGKVTKALNNTRFLQSFVEALQNTTDIGSELMMVGEEFGSFTAPALKIEKFNFM from the coding sequence ATGATGATGGATGACGCTTTAAGCCATATGGTAGAAAAACTTGTTAACAACGGCAAAGCCGATAAGACGCTTGTTGTGGCGCAAGCAGAAGAGAATCTGCTTACGCGCTTTGCAGTAAATCGCATACACCAGCACGTTCGACAAGAAACATTGAACGTGACAGTGGTGGTGGAAAAGGACAAAAAGGTAGGTATTGCTGGAACCAGCTCGCTGAAACCTGAGGAAGCCGATGCTCTTCTGAATAAAGCTCTACAAAATGCTGAGCTTTCTTCCGGAGAAAGTACACTGGAGCTTGCTGAGACAGGTGAGCAGCAGTTTGATATGAAATCGCGGTTTGTGGAGGATTTGATAGAAGCTCACGACGAAAGGGCACGCATAGTAGCAAACATGATAGAAAGAGGCGAGAAAGCACAGGCTGACGCTTTTGGTGTGCTGAATGCCACAAGAGAAAAAGTCATCATAAGAAACAGCGCTGGAACACACCTGCAGTGGGAAGGCAGTGTGGGGTTAGTAAAAGCCATGTACATGAAGGGGCAGGGGAGCGGTTATCAAATTGGTCAGTTCAACAATCCAGGTAACTTTATCTGGGAGCAGCTTGCTGAAAAAGCCTTGCAGAAATGTTTAGATAGCCAGCATCCCGAGCCATTGGAACCTGGCAAATACACGGTCATCTTAGAGCCTCTCGCTGTTGGGACGCTGCTTGGTGAGATGGCCAGCTTCAGCTTTAATGCCAGGGCAGCTTATCAGGGCCACAGTTACATCTGGCAGCATCGTGGTGAACAGTTATTCCCCAAGTTTATGACCATTTATGACTGGGGCTTAGATGATCTCACAGCACTCCGCTTGCCTATGGACTTTGAGGGATACCTTAAGAAGCCTGTCCAGTTCATAGAAGGCGGAGAAGCCAAAGATGTGGTCTTTGACAGCCGCTTTGCGAAAATACTGAACCATCCAAATACTGGACATGCTCTGCCACCTGAAGCTATGAGTTACTCACCCATACCACTCAACGTGATTATGCTCCCAGGACAAAAGTCCATGGACCAACTCATAGCGGAAACAGAACATGGCATAATCGTCACCATGCTCAACTACGTGAGAAGTTATTTGGATCCTTTGACTGTTCTTGCTACGGGTATAACGAGAAATGGCACCTTCCTCATCGAGGATGGGAAGGTCACCAAAGCACTTAACAATACAAGATTCCTGCAAAGCTTTGTGGAGGCACTTCAAAATACCACAGATATTGGCTCCGAGCTCATGATGGTTGGAGAAGAGTTTGGATCTTTCACAGCACCAGCCCTAAAAATTGAAAAGTTTAACTTTATGTAA
- the dnaN gene encoding DNA polymerase III subunit beta has translation MPIILRKEELIQSLEAVLRHVPKKTTQPVLYNILLEATDTALKITGTDMKSALSYKIALEAAEELRTTVPAKFFSDFVKKAPGSEVQLEVGENYLSISSGSASLKLSTLPPEEYPELEVLQGNTFTVDAATLKKAVDAVKKNVSKGELRNPVLEGILLDGSEGMLIAVGTDGHRLAACKTDLQVTETACLPADVLSDVCDTLVNTGSTAYITFGDGEVAFENDVIYAVIRTLEGQFPPWRSVIPKTVETTVRLSKKTMGDVLDRAGMLAKTYDDAVRLTLEDGSLTISAEVPELGSFVESIPVDKEGPDLKIACNYAYLQDVLSGIDEDNVVFGLTSPLHPIVIRPVESENYVGLVMPMKL, from the coding sequence ATGCCAATAATACTACGTAAAGAAGAGCTTATTCAATCCTTAGAAGCGGTCCTCAGGCATGTTCCAAAGAAAACCACTCAACCGGTTTTGTACAATATTCTGCTGGAAGCCACTGATACCGCTCTAAAGATAACTGGTACCGACATGAAAAGTGCATTGTCCTACAAAATAGCATTGGAAGCAGCGGAAGAACTTCGTACTACGGTACCTGCAAAGTTTTTCTCTGACTTTGTAAAGAAAGCCCCAGGATCTGAAGTACAGTTGGAAGTGGGTGAGAATTATCTATCCATTTCCTCTGGTAGCGCTTCCCTAAAGCTTTCTACCCTGCCGCCAGAGGAGTATCCAGAGCTCGAAGTTTTGCAGGGAAACACTTTTACCGTGGATGCTGCTACTCTTAAAAAGGCTGTTGATGCCGTGAAAAAGAACGTCTCCAAAGGCGAGCTAAGGAATCCAGTGTTGGAGGGCATTCTCCTGGATGGATCAGAGGGTATGCTCATTGCAGTGGGAACAGATGGCCACAGGTTGGCTGCCTGTAAAACAGACTTACAGGTCACCGAAACAGCTTGTTTGCCTGCTGATGTGCTTAGCGATGTTTGTGATACGTTGGTAAATACGGGTAGCACAGCCTATATAACCTTTGGTGACGGCGAAGTTGCTTTCGAAAACGATGTCATTTATGCGGTAATACGTACTTTAGAAGGCCAATTTCCGCCCTGGAGAAGTGTTATTCCAAAAACCGTCGAAACCACAGTGAGACTCTCCAAGAAGACCATGGGAGATGTACTGGATCGTGCAGGTATGCTTGCGAAAACCTATGACGATGCTGTGCGTCTAACACTAGAAGATGGAAGTTTAACCATATCGGCTGAGGTCCCCGAGCTCGGTTCCTTCGTGGAGAGTATTCCTGTAGATAAAGAGGGACCTGATTTAAAAATAGCTTGCAATTATGCTTATTTACAGGATGTGCTTTCTGGCATCGACGAAGACAATGTTGTATTTGGACTAACCAGCCCACTGCATCCCATAGTAATCAGGCCGGTGGAGTCTGAAAACTATGTGGGGTTGGTTATGCCTATGAAACTGTGA
- a CDS encoding TldD/PmbA family protein has product MKDFLEGLVQKALDQGASYADARRVRRRTENIFVRDGKLEQVGLEETEGYNLRVLVDGSFGFAASYDFDKPEKVVSDAVGIARASANVNKKKIEWLHQPPVSGHYEGPMEIDPFTVPLDKKVSLLLEADKVMATKPQLKHREHFLQFWEEEKEFFSSEGSYVTQHYVESGGQIQCTAMEGTQMQVKSYPNSFGDFRKAGWEFIEEMDFVHHAEEVADLAVALLTAPNLPQGVANIIILGPQLSLQVHESVGHATELDRVLGYEASYAGTSFATLDNLGKLQYGSPAMNITSDPTLPYGLGSFGWDDEGTPAHQVYLIKEGLLVDYLSDRETSAQIGHSSSGASRGDGWWSLPIVRMTNVNLLPGDKTLEELMDMAGEGFVFDINKNWSIDDKRLNFHFGSEAAWEIKNGKKGRLYKNPSYWGITPEFWNSLVAVAGPQEWRVWGLPNCGKGEPGQVMRVAHGTAPALFKNIKVGGNE; this is encoded by the coding sequence TTGAAAGATTTCCTAGAAGGTTTAGTGCAGAAAGCTTTAGACCAAGGAGCAAGTTACGCTGATGCCAGAAGGGTACGCAGAAGAACTGAAAACATTTTCGTCCGCGACGGAAAGTTGGAGCAAGTAGGGTTGGAAGAAACAGAAGGTTACAACCTTAGGGTGCTGGTAGACGGTTCCTTTGGTTTTGCAGCCAGTTATGATTTTGACAAGCCTGAGAAGGTTGTTTCTGATGCAGTGGGCATTGCACGGGCTTCTGCCAACGTAAACAAGAAAAAAATTGAGTGGCTACATCAGCCCCCAGTAAGTGGACATTACGAAGGCCCCATGGAGATTGACCCTTTTACGGTTCCACTAGATAAAAAAGTCAGCTTGCTGTTAGAGGCTGACAAGGTTATGGCTACAAAGCCGCAATTGAAGCACCGCGAGCATTTTTTGCAGTTTTGGGAAGAGGAAAAGGAGTTTTTCAGCTCTGAAGGCTCTTATGTGACTCAACATTATGTAGAGTCAGGCGGGCAAATTCAGTGTACTGCCATGGAAGGCACACAAATGCAAGTAAAGAGTTATCCCAATTCTTTTGGCGATTTTCGTAAAGCTGGCTGGGAGTTCATTGAAGAGATGGATTTTGTACATCACGCTGAAGAAGTGGCTGACCTGGCCGTGGCACTTTTAACAGCACCAAATTTACCCCAGGGCGTAGCAAACATCATCATATTGGGCCCACAACTCTCACTCCAAGTACATGAATCTGTGGGTCATGCCACGGAATTGGACCGCGTGTTGGGTTATGAGGCATCTTACGCAGGCACATCCTTTGCAACTCTGGATAACCTGGGCAAGCTTCAATATGGCAGTCCAGCCATGAACATAACCAGCGATCCAACACTTCCTTATGGCCTAGGCAGTTTTGGTTGGGATGATGAAGGAACGCCGGCCCATCAGGTTTACCTTATCAAGGAAGGCCTACTGGTGGATTACTTGAGCGACAGGGAGACCTCTGCTCAGATTGGGCATAGTTCTTCTGGTGCCAGTAGGGGTGACGGCTGGTGGTCCTTGCCCATTGTTCGTATGACCAATGTGAACCTATTGCCCGGAGATAAAACGTTAGAAGAACTCATGGACATGGCTGGCGAAGGTTTCGTGTTTGACATAAATAAAAACTGGTCCATCGATGACAAGCGCTTGAATTTCCACTTTGGGTCTGAAGCAGCATGGGAAATCAAGAATGGTAAGAAGGGCAGGCTTTACAAAAACCCATCTTACTGGGGTATAACGCCGGAGTTCTGGAACAGCCTGGTGGCAGTAGCTGGTCCTCAGGAGTGGCGTGTTTGGGGCTTACCGAACTGCGGCAAGGGAGAACCTGGACAGGTCATGCGTGTGGCACACGGCACAGCTCCTGCGCTGTTTAAGAACATAAAGGTAGGTGGCAACGAATGA
- a CDS encoding MoaD/ThiS family protein, producing MQLSEATMLVNVLYFGHLREATLKEKETLEVPSEATLATLIELLEQKYGPEYRNAMDAIKGLRILIDGRDSSILGGTDAPLKEGCTVVFLPPIAGG from the coding sequence ATGCAGCTCAGTGAGGCTACCATGCTGGTAAATGTGCTGTATTTTGGCCATCTGAGGGAAGCTACATTAAAGGAGAAAGAAACTTTGGAAGTACCCTCAGAGGCTACGTTGGCGACTTTGATAGAGCTTTTGGAACAAAAATACGGCCCAGAATATAGAAACGCCATGGATGCCATAAAAGGTCTTCGAATACTTATAGATGGCAGAGACAGTAGCATTTTGGGTGGCACAGACGCGCCTTTGAAGGAAGGCTGCACAGTGGTGTTTCTACCGCCCATTGCAGGCGGGTAA
- a CDS encoding ZIP family metal transporter has translation MGILIPFIGTSAGALSVLLMKKEPKPSLQNFLLGFSAGVMIAASVWSLLLPSIEMSEQFGRFAWLPAAVGFLFGIFFLLFLDNVIPHLHLDQQSPEGPRSNLQRVTMLVLAVTLHNIPEGMAVGVLFASALQGSAQTSFAAAYVLSLGIALQNIPEGAIISLPLRAEGLPLSKSVIYGILSGIVEPVAAVITLLLTNVVVSILPYLLAFAAGAMIYVVVEELIPESQTGPHSNVSTIGVAIGFVIMMILDVALG, from the coding sequence TTGGGCATATTGATCCCTTTTATTGGGACCTCAGCTGGCGCCCTTTCGGTGCTACTAATGAAAAAAGAACCCAAACCATCTCTTCAGAACTTTCTCTTAGGGTTTTCTGCTGGTGTGATGATTGCCGCATCAGTTTGGTCTTTGCTCCTACCCTCTATTGAAATGTCTGAACAATTTGGTAGATTTGCTTGGCTACCAGCAGCTGTGGGCTTTTTGTTTGGCATCTTTTTTCTGCTTTTTCTTGACAATGTGATCCCTCACCTCCACCTTGATCAGCAGTCTCCGGAGGGGCCTCGGTCTAATTTACAGCGGGTTACCATGCTTGTACTTGCTGTTACTTTGCACAACATTCCTGAAGGTATGGCTGTAGGTGTTCTTTTCGCCAGTGCTTTGCAAGGTTCCGCACAGACCAGCTTCGCTGCGGCGTATGTTCTTTCACTGGGCATTGCTCTTCAGAACATACCAGAAGGGGCAATCATATCTCTCCCTTTGAGAGCAGAAGGGCTACCCTTAAGCAAATCTGTCATTTATGGGATTCTCTCAGGTATAGTAGAACCTGTTGCCGCTGTTATTACTTTGCTTTTAACCAATGTGGTGGTAAGCATACTCCCTTATCTTCTTGCCTTTGCCGCTGGTGCAATGATCTATGTGGTAGTAGAAGAGCTTATTCCTGAATCACAGACTGGGCCACATTCAAATGTGAGCACTATTGGAGTAGCCATTGGTTTTGTAATTATGATGATTCTGGACGTGGCTCTGGGCTAA
- a CDS encoding RNA-binding S4 domain-containing protein, whose amino-acid sequence MSREAIVIMIELQQFLKIVLNVTGGEAKHIIQDGLVCVNGVVETRRSRKLAQEDVVEVNLEEVAGEKFKVSDFIKGQ is encoded by the coding sequence TTGAGTAGGGAAGCTATCGTCATCATGATTGAGCTGCAGCAGTTTCTAAAAATTGTTCTAAATGTAACTGGAGGCGAAGCAAAGCACATTATCCAAGATGGCTTGGTTTGCGTAAATGGCGTCGTAGAAACTCGCCGTTCACGGAAGCTCGCTCAGGAAGATGTAGTGGAAGTAAATTTGGAAGAGGTAGCTGGTGAAAAATTCAAGGTGTCTGATTTCATAAAAGGACAGTAG
- the dnaA gene encoding chromosomal replication initiator protein DnaA, which produces MDPKELWKRFLLEIQKYVSKPAFEMWFKDSAIDSLSEDKVTISVSSDTAKDYIEENYMPIVKEALRRITGMALEVEVIVQKKNTPDVFSDNPVKKGKPKSLIRLNPRYTFDEFVVGDSNRLAYAGARAVAENPGKRFNPLFIWGGVGLGKTHLLHAIGNYLLQQQEPDMQVLYITAEEFTNEMVESIKKNSPEDFRAHYRTVDVLLIDDIQFIAGKEATQTEFFHTFNTLYQAGKQIVITSDHPPQELTLLEDRLRSRFQQGLTVDIQRPDFETRVAILERKAQKEGLDVPSEVIEFIAHAVATNIRELEGALTKVTALATLQNVPMTLGLAKQALGDVNTNQSAVLNAQTIAEQVASYFGMTLEDLKSSKRNQDLVMPRQIAMYLIRQYTDMSYPEIAAFFNKKDHTTVMYAITKIKDAQLNNVSIRHYVNDIKKRLNLL; this is translated from the coding sequence ATGGACCCGAAAGAGCTTTGGAAAAGGTTTTTGCTGGAAATCCAGAAGTACGTAAGCAAACCGGCTTTCGAGATGTGGTTTAAAGACAGTGCCATAGACAGTCTAAGCGAAGACAAAGTTACCATTTCTGTATCGTCTGATACTGCAAAGGACTACATCGAAGAGAACTACATGCCCATAGTAAAAGAAGCATTGAGGCGCATTACGGGCATGGCTTTAGAAGTAGAAGTAATTGTTCAGAAAAAGAATACCCCTGATGTTTTCTCAGATAACCCGGTAAAAAAAGGTAAGCCAAAATCCCTCATTAGGCTGAATCCACGATATACCTTTGACGAGTTCGTGGTAGGAGATTCCAACAGACTTGCCTATGCTGGAGCCAGAGCAGTGGCAGAAAACCCCGGAAAGAGATTCAACCCATTGTTCATATGGGGAGGCGTTGGGCTGGGCAAAACACACCTTTTGCATGCCATAGGTAACTACCTCCTTCAACAGCAGGAACCGGACATGCAAGTACTGTACATCACCGCTGAAGAGTTCACCAACGAGATGGTGGAAAGTATTAAAAAGAATAGCCCAGAAGATTTTCGCGCCCACTACAGGACAGTGGACGTCTTGCTCATAGACGATATACAGTTCATTGCAGGCAAGGAAGCTACTCAGACTGAATTCTTCCACACGTTCAACACCTTGTATCAGGCTGGAAAACAAATTGTCATAACCAGCGATCATCCACCGCAAGAGCTAACGCTGCTAGAAGACAGGCTCAGGAGCCGCTTCCAACAAGGACTTACCGTGGACATACAAAGACCAGACTTTGAAACCCGCGTTGCCATACTGGAGCGGAAAGCACAGAAAGAAGGACTTGACGTACCCAGTGAAGTTATAGAATTCATAGCTCACGCCGTGGCCACAAACATAAGAGAACTAGAAGGTGCTTTAACTAAGGTAACTGCATTAGCCACTTTGCAGAATGTACCGATGACCTTGGGACTAGCAAAGCAAGCCTTGGGCGATGTGAATACCAACCAAAGCGCTGTTTTAAATGCACAAACCATAGCTGAGCAGGTAGCGTCCTATTTTGGCATGACCTTAGAAGACCTTAAGTCCAGTAAAAGAAACCAGGATTTAGTTATGCCAAGACAAATTGCCATGTATCTTATTCGCCAATACACCGATATGTCATATCCAGAAATTGCAGCTTTTTTCAACAAGAAGGACCACACTACTGTCATGTATGCCATAACCAAAATAAAAGATGCACAGCTTAACAATGTTTCCATCAGGCATTACGTTAACGATATAAAGAAAAGACTTAACTTGTTGTAA
- a CDS encoding ATP-dependent helicase yields the protein MDSVDLSKLNEAQKQAVTAPPKPLAIIAGPGSGKTRVLTYRALFAVKEWHLPPERILAITFTNKAADELKERLGRLIPEGDRIFAATMHSFAARMLRYFAPYAGISQNFVIYDDDDSKGLIEDILKQMNMDTKRFRPNDVLNHISAAKARMFDCNTFPEFIRQRYGSWGYYFDTVHQVFMTYERLKEQSQALDFDDLIMVLAQRMEDRPELREMIAGLFDLVMVDEFQDTNFAQYQMLLYMTNPHYSGMNNVTIVGDPDQSIYGFRAAEYYNIKRFIDDYNPEVVFLDLNYRSNRTIVDSASALINDSPSALFERKLESIKGAGNKLILRRPFDDADAAITAAFEVQRLHKMGIPYEEIAVLMRTRALTARVEREFATRNIQYHIIGGVPFFARREIKDILAYLRLSRNAMDRVSLKRILTMKKRGFGTASLEKLFNFAEENKLTLLEAMKAAVESLLFKKLSMNDYLESLYTLIQTIQEIAEPSQAIYLVMEQENLLDHFRSISKSEEEYIERTENVKQLISIAEESADMDDFLQRSALGTRENNGGVEGVAISTVHGVKGLEFQAVILYYVTDGFFPHSLSVTTAEKEEERRLLYVAMTRAKEHLIFYVPYKQPWGNGFEQMARPSPFLRSIPKELWDGKPNEIESLYAPYSPQQKWSE from the coding sequence GTGGATTCTGTGGATTTAAGTAAACTAAATGAGGCTCAAAAGCAAGCAGTAACTGCCCCTCCAAAACCCCTTGCCATCATAGCAGGGCCTGGTTCGGGCAAAACAAGGGTGCTAACTTATAGAGCTCTTTTTGCTGTCAAGGAGTGGCATCTGCCTCCAGAACGCATTTTGGCAATAACCTTTACCAATAAGGCTGCTGATGAGCTAAAGGAACGCCTAGGAAGACTTATTCCTGAGGGCGACCGCATTTTTGCAGCAACCATGCACAGCTTCGCGGCACGGATGCTCAGGTACTTTGCCCCCTATGCTGGAATTAGCCAGAACTTTGTTATTTACGATGACGATGACAGTAAGGGCCTCATTGAAGACATCCTAAAGCAGATGAACATGGATACAAAGAGATTTAGGCCCAATGACGTACTCAATCACATTTCCGCTGCGAAGGCAAGGATGTTTGACTGCAACACGTTTCCTGAATTCATCAGGCAGCGTTACGGTTCATGGGGGTATTACTTCGATACTGTGCACCAAGTGTTCATGACATACGAAAGATTAAAAGAACAGAGTCAAGCCCTGGATTTTGATGATCTCATCATGGTCTTGGCGCAGCGTATGGAAGATAGGCCTGAACTGAGGGAGATGATTGCCGGTCTATTCGACTTAGTCATGGTGGATGAGTTCCAGGACACAAACTTTGCGCAGTACCAGATGCTCCTTTATATGACAAACCCACACTATTCCGGCATGAACAACGTCACTATTGTAGGCGACCCTGACCAATCCATTTACGGTTTCAGGGCTGCCGAGTACTACAATATAAAGCGTTTCATCGATGATTACAATCCAGAAGTTGTGTTCTTGGATTTGAATTACAGAAGCAATAGAACCATTGTGGATTCTGCTTCCGCTTTAATTAACGACAGCCCATCGGCGCTCTTTGAAAGAAAATTAGAGAGTATCAAGGGAGCAGGCAACAAGCTCATCCTGAGGAGACCTTTTGACGATGCTGATGCCGCCATAACAGCAGCGTTCGAAGTACAAAGATTGCACAAGATGGGCATACCATACGAAGAAATTGCCGTTCTGATGCGCACACGTGCTTTAACCGCGCGTGTGGAACGGGAATTTGCTACCAGGAATATACAATACCACATCATTGGGGGTGTACCTTTCTTTGCTCGCCGTGAAATAAAAGACATTCTTGCTTATTTGAGGCTGAGTAGAAACGCCATGGATCGAGTAAGTTTGAAACGCATATTGACTATGAAAAAGAGAGGATTTGGAACAGCGAGCCTGGAGAAACTGTTCAACTTTGCCGAAGAGAACAAGCTAACACTGTTGGAAGCCATGAAAGCCGCAGTAGAGTCGCTCCTGTTTAAGAAGTTATCCATGAACGATTACTTAGAGAGCCTATATACCCTCATTCAAACAATTCAGGAAATTGCTGAGCCTTCTCAAGCCATTTACCTTGTGATGGAACAGGAAAATCTCTTGGACCACTTTAGAAGCATCAGTAAGTCTGAGGAAGAATACATCGAGCGAACAGAAAACGTAAAGCAATTAATCTCCATTGCCGAAGAGAGCGCTGACATGGATGATTTTTTACAGCGATCCGCTTTGGGAACACGCGAAAACAACGGTGGAGTAGAAGGTGTTGCTATTTCCACGGTTCACGGTGTAAAAGGGTTGGAGTTCCAAGCTGTCATCTTGTATTACGTTACTGATGGGTTCTTCCCCCACAGCTTGTCTGTGACCACAGCCGAAAAAGAAGAAGAACGTCGTCTTCTTTATGTAGCCATGACGCGAGCCAAAGAGCATTTAATTTTTTACGTTCCATATAAGCAACCTTGGGGGAATGGTTTTGAACAAATGGCAAGACCCTCACCTTTCCTGCGCTCCATTCCAAAAGAACTTTGGGATGGAAAACCTAACGAAATAGAATCGCTATACGCTCCCTATTCACCTCAGCAAAAGTGGTCGGAATAA
- a CDS encoding aldehyde ferredoxin oxidoreductase family protein — protein MQGGYMNRILRVDLSNRTWTTEELDEKLVRDYIGGRGFGAKFLYDDLKPGIDPLGEENEIIFIAGPLAATGAQSCARFEIYFKSPQTGGYFQSSGGGFFAPEMKFAGYDAIIIKGKSEKPVYLWIHDDKVEFKDASYLWGLGLADTEQLIREELNDPYVRVAAIGPAGENLVKYAGVFSDRRAAARGGGGAVMGSKNLKGVAVRGHQKVPIANNEAFQQALKAQVGAYKGNPMYEMMHTTGTQASELTAVLGMYPWKNFREAPGPEWEKLQASEFNKLRVRKMGCQNCMIRCSQITKVWDGPYKGVWSEGPEYETLWSFSGPIGKAEIGLTVLADRLCDDLGMDTISAGQSIGFAYELYEKGIITKEDTDGLELVYGNIEPVPRLIEMIARREGFGNVLAEGTKRMAEKYNQGSEYYAIQVKGLELPAYDPRGAKAHGLNLATSPLGADHNYGYGSQELFGVPIPHPVDRFAVEGKGEITKFNQDWAAFTETGILCTFASLMTGPDIFSQLLYGATGVEEFADPNYMWVVGERIVNLERMFNAREGFTREDDRMPERIVKDPLPYGPSAGQVFEQDELLDQYYEARGWDKVTGIPKAEKLRELGLDFTLDYAAQ, from the coding sequence ATGCAGGGAGGTTATATGAACCGCATCCTGCGTGTGGACCTGTCCAACAGAACGTGGACGACTGAGGAGTTGGATGAAAAACTTGTCCGTGATTACATTGGAGGAAGGGGTTTTGGAGCCAAGTTTCTTTATGACGACCTAAAGCCTGGTATTGACCCTCTGGGCGAAGAAAATGAAATCATCTTCATTGCAGGGCCTTTAGCTGCTACTGGAGCTCAATCATGCGCTCGTTTCGAGATTTACTTCAAGTCACCACAAACAGGCGGCTATTTTCAGTCATCAGGTGGTGGTTTCTTTGCTCCTGAAATGAAATTTGCTGGTTACGACGCTATCATCATAAAAGGGAAATCAGAAAAACCTGTGTATCTGTGGATTCATGATGACAAAGTTGAGTTCAAAGATGCTTCTTACTTGTGGGGTTTGGGGCTAGCCGACACCGAGCAATTGATCCGTGAAGAACTCAATGATCCTTATGTGCGTGTAGCTGCCATTGGACCCGCAGGTGAGAATCTGGTCAAGTATGCGGGGGTTTTCAGCGACCGACGTGCGGCAGCACGTGGAGGCGGCGGAGCTGTGATGGGCTCCAAAAACCTGAAAGGCGTGGCTGTGAGGGGCCATCAAAAAGTTCCCATAGCTAATAACGAAGCGTTCCAGCAAGCTTTGAAGGCTCAAGTCGGCGCTTATAAAGGTAATCCCATGTACGAGATGATGCACACCACGGGTACGCAGGCATCTGAACTTACGGCAGTGCTGGGCATGTATCCTTGGAAAAACTTTAGGGAAGCACCAGGACCTGAATGGGAGAAACTACAGGCTTCAGAGTTCAACAAGCTCCGTGTGCGTAAGATGGGCTGTCAGAACTGCATGATACGCTGCAGCCAAATAACCAAAGTTTGGGACGGGCCTTACAAAGGTGTGTGGAGTGAGGGCCCCGAGTATGAAACACTTTGGTCTTTTTCTGGCCCCATTGGAAAGGCAGAAATAGGTCTCACTGTCTTGGCAGACAGACTTTGTGATGATCTCGGGATGGATACGATTTCTGCAGGACAGAGCATCGGTTTTGCGTATGAGCTCTACGAAAAAGGCATAATAACAAAAGAGGATACTGACGGTTTAGAACTTGTCTATGGGAACATCGAACCTGTTCCGAGACTTATCGAAATGATCGCTCGTAGAGAAGGTTTCGGCAACGTGTTGGCTGAAGGGACAAAACGTATGGCAGAGAAGTATAATCAAGGCTCAGAGTATTATGCCATTCAAGTCAAAGGGCTGGAGTTACCGGCCTATGACCCCAGAGGGGCCAAAGCACACGGCTTGAACTTGGCTACGTCGCCGTTGGGTGCTGACCATAACTATGGCTACGGTTCTCAGGAGCTATTTGGCGTTCCCATACCACATCCTGTGGATCGCTTTGCTGTGGAAGGAAAGGGAGAAATAACTAAGTTTAACCAGGACTGGGCAGCATTTACTGAGACGGGTATCCTTTGCACATTCGCATCTTTGATGACGGGTCCTGACATCTTCAGCCAACTTTTGTATGGCGCTACGGGAGTGGAAGAATTTGCTGATCCAAACTACATGTGGGTAGTAGGGGAGCGCATAGTAAACTTGGAGCGCATGTTTAATGCTCGTGAAGGCTTTACCAGGGAAGACGATAGAATGCCAGAGCGTATTGTGAAAGATCCTCTGCCCTATGGTCCTTCCGCTGGTCAGGTGTTTGAGCAAGATGAGCTACTTGACCAATACTACGAGGCACGCGGTTGGGACAAGGTGACCGGGATTCCGAAGGCAGAAAAGCTTCGTGAGCTTGGACTAGACTTTACTCTGGATTATGCAGCTCAGTGA